The window TTCCCTTGTGACTTGGCAAGGTTCAGTGCACTGTCTGCATTTTTGAGAAGAGTATTGGAATCCTTTCCGTCTGTTGGATATAAGGCGATCCCTATCGAAATGTTCACAAATATTCTTTCACCATCGATGACAAAGGGGTGAGTCATCGCATCTAAAATGGATTCAGATATGACGGCGGCATCTCGTTCGTTTGATAAATCAGGTAAGACAACAGTGAACTCATCACCACCTTGTCTACTGATAAGATCATAGACTCGAATGCTTTCGCGAATGCGATAGGCAACCAGTTTGATGATTTTATCTCCAAAGTCGTGACCTCTTGAATCATTGATGATCTTAAAATTATCCAAATCAATGGCAAGGATCCCTACCAAGTTCCCATGCCGTCTCGCTTCTTCAAAAATTGGGAAGAGTTTGTCGATGAGTGAGTTTCTGTTCGGTAGGTTTGTGAGTTGGTCAAAAAAAGCCATGTAGGCAATTTTTTCTTCTGCATGCCTTCTTTGAGTGATGTCAAGGAAGGCTACTGCGAGTCCAAAGTTTTCAATGGGAATGGGTGTGGCGAGGATATCAAACCAAGTGATTTTGTTTTCCTTAATCATCCCAATTTCTAAATTCCGAATCACTTCTTTGTGCCGAAGCGCTCGCATCAAACTTGATTTACGTGGATAAATTTTGGTTCCATTGGGTTGGATGAGAGTGTACTTACGAATGTTTAATGTGCGATTGAGAAGTTCTCCATCTTGGATGTCAAAGTATGTCCTTGCGGTTTTGTTGGTTTCGACAATTTTTCCTTTTTCATCGGTGATGGCAATGCCCATGGGAAGGTTGTCAAAGATGGACTTATACTTTTGTTGTTGTAATAAAAATTCAAAGGAGATGTCTTTTTGGATGGTGACATCCCTGTCAAAACCCAAAATGATTTTGGAATCTGTTAATGGGATGAGTAACCAGATGATCCAAACCTCTTCTTTGGATTTGGTAACCAGTCGATTTTCGAAATTCACAATATTCGGATTTTCACCCAATCCCTCGAAAGTGTTTTGAGTGTTTTCTTTATCGTCTTCTTGTGTGAAGTTGAGGATGGATTTACCAACAATTTCTTTGGGTTCAAATTCTAAAAACCGGGCAAACCGATCTGTCACCGAAACAAAATTACCTTCCCAATCCAAAACTTGGAAGCTGTTTGGATATTCACTCAGGAGTGATTTAACTGTGAGTCCAGAGAGAATGTTTTTGCCTAAAGGCTCATTTCGCATGTATTTCTTTGCCTAAATAATAGACCGCTTCGATGGATCCTGGAAATTGGAACCCTTCGAATGGCGACCATCCGGACTTACTTTTAATCATGGATTTTTTAAATTCAACTGGTTTTTTTAAATTGAGGATAGAAAAATTTGCCGCATAACCTTCGTTAATAACACCTACACCTTTTCCAAACTGTTTTGGTAGATACGGTGCTACAAACTCACCAGGATTTTTAGAACAGATTTTGGCAATGAGAGTCATGGGAATGTTTAAATTCAGTATCATATATGTGACAAAAAGTCCATAGGTATCCAATTGGGAAATGCCACTTGTACCTTTTTGTTTTTCTTCGATGGAATGGGGGGCATGGTCGGTCGCTAAATAATCAATATGCCCATCCAGAATCCCTTTCACCATGGCTTCTCTATCCGCTCGTCCACGAAGGGGTGGGTTCATTTGGAACCATTTGTGATTGGTTTCTGTTAACATGTCCGTATCAAACATCAAATGAGTGGGAGTCACTTCGCATGTGACCTTCACACCTCGTTTTTTGGCCGCGATGATCTTAGAAAGACCGTCTTTTGTCGAATAATGGCAAAGTTTCCCTTTGAGGTTGTACTTCTCAATTAAATACAGCGCAAAATCGGTTGCCACTGTTTCGGCTTCTTTCGGTCGCCTGGTTTCATGCGTGGGTTGGTCTTTGTTTGCAATGAGAATTTCTGGGTCTTCACAATGGAAACTCACATCTTGGCCTTCGTAATGTTGGATCACTTCTTCGAGAGATGGATTGTCATGGAAAAACAATTCCCCAATGGAAGGACCCATAAACACTTTATAAGGAACTTTTTTGGAAAGAGGTTTTGTATGGGGACCGATTCCTGCATACAAAGTAATGTGGATAGGAGCTTTTTCGGTAAGCGCTTGTTTGGCGGCGTAAGTTGCATCATCAATCGGAGGGACTGGATTGTTTGGCATATCAGCCACATGGATCACACCACCGTTGATGGCTGCGGCACTTGCAGATAAAAAATCTTCCTTGTATGTATGTTTGCCTGTGACATCTTCTCTTGCATGGATATGGATGTCTCCAAAACCTGGAAAAATCACACAATCTTCTGAGAATTGGCGAGATTTAGGTTCGATCCCTTCTTTCACCTTTGTGATGAGTCCTGTCGTTGGATCAAATTCGATGCTACCCAAAAATTCTTTTTCGTGGGTGACGATCTTTCCTGCAATTGTTTCCATTTTATCCCTTTCCATCAGCAGATTCTGAGAGGGAAGGAAAGTTTCAAGGGAATTTACATTGATTTCTAATCTGATATCCGAATGGGACGCTAAAAATAAGGGAAGGAAATCTCAAATCGACATTTGTTGTTGGTCGAAGAAATCTTGTTTTGATCAGTCCCACTTCTCTAAAATTTGAATGATATCATTTCCAAATCGTTCCACTTTCGCAGGCCCCACACCTTTTGTGGCTTCGAGTTCTGATAGGGTTCTTGGTTTTCGTTCAGCGATGCGTTTTAGGACAGGATTTTGGAACACCATAAACTTTTTCCATTTGAGTTGCCTCGCCTTCCGATCTCGATAGTTCATGAGTTCTTTTAATATTTGAGAATGTAATGTTGGGATTTTTTTTGGTTTTGTGACTCCATCTTCCGAATCACCTTTGTTAGTTGACAAAGATAATTTGACTTTCGTTTTTGAAAAATTTGGTAAATATAATTTGGGATATTTGGCTCCAGCCACCAAAACCTTTTTTTCTTCTACCCAAGTTTCCAATTTAGCAACCACTGCTTCTTCTGGGATTCCTTCGAGCTTACCATGGAATGGATTTCGTTCCATTCGATACCGCAAAACATCTTTGGTTCGTTTGCCCACGAGGGTTTTGGCAATGATGTTTTTTCCAAAGACCGCTGGGTGTTCTTTTAGAAAATTTTGAATGGTTTCTTCTTCCCACTCCGAAAGTGGGTAATCCCTCTTCTCATTTTTTTTCTGGAGTTTAACTTTTTCCGATTCTAAAAACTTGGAACGATGGACACTCACACCAGTTTCAGAACAGATATCACATTTTCCGCAAGGAGGAATGGTTTCCCCAAAATAGGAACAGAGTTGAACTTGTCTGCAGACTTCATTATTGGCATACTCTTTGATGTATTTGAGTAATGTATCTCCTCCTTTGAAGTTTGTTTCCTTTGACAACATAAACACTTGCGTGGCAACATCGCCTGCTTTGTAAAACAAAACACATTCGGAAGGGAGGTTATCTCGCCCAGCTCGGCCTGCTTCTTGGTAATAGGCTTCGAGAGAGGCAGGAACCTGATAGTGAACCACCAAACGAACATCAGGTTGGTCCATACCCATTCCAAAGGCATTGGTTGCCACAAGGATGGGAACTTTTCCTGAAGTGTAGGCATTTTGAGTGCGTTCCCGAATTCCATCGGTTCGGCCAGCGTGGTATTTCCCCACAGAAAATCCGAAGTCTTTGAGTAAATCATACACTTCGTCTGTTTTTTTCCGAGTGGCGCAGTAAATGATGGCGCGACCTGGAAATTTCCTTCCATCTTTCCATGGTTCCAAAAGTTCCATCAATCGATCCGCTTTGTCTCGTTCTTGAGCAGGGTATTCTACGCTGAACTTAAGATTGGGTCGAAAAAAAGTAGATAAGACTACGTTCGGTGATCGCATGCCGAGGGCAGATTGGACATCGGTTTGCACTTTTTCTGTTGCCGTTGCTGTGAGTGCCAGTATAGGGAAAAAAGAATTGGGGTGTTTTTCTCGCAAAACGTGAATTTGGCGGTATTCAGGCCGAAAGTCATGCCCCCATTGGGAAACACAGTGTGCTTCATCTACCACAAGGGAAAATAAATCCATCTCACGAAAGATTCTTAAAAAACCATTGGACAATGCTCTCTCAGGAGAAACGAGTAAAACGCGAAGTTCTCCTCGGACCGCTTTGGAGAGGATGGTCATTTGTTCCACTTCGTCTTGAGTGGAATTACAAAAGGCAGCTGGGATCCCTTTTGCAAGTAAACTCTCCGTTTGGTCTTTCATGAGAGCAATCAGTGGCGATATAACCAGTGTTAGCTTGTCTTTCTGGATGGAGGCTGGCAGTTGGTAGATGAGGGATTTTCCAGCACCGGTTGGCAAAATGGCCAAGGTGTCTCTGCCATCTAAAACGGATTCAATGGCTTCCCTTTGTCCAAGGCGAAATTCTGAAAAACCGAATTTGGTTTTGAGTTCCGAGAGTAGATCCAAGGTAACTCTTAGATTTTTGGGAAATAGGAACGGGTCAACGATAAGATTCTCTCTTTTTTACGCATTTTTGAATTTTACAGAATCCCATGACCTTGAAATTGTAACGAAGACCGATGCTTTTTAACACTTTCGTCTTTTTATTATTCTTTCTCATCGTGTATTCGGTTTTTTTGGGTTTTGGATGGTTTGCCAAAAAACAGAAATGGGCCTACCGTGCTCAAAACCTTTGGTTACTCTTAGCCTCCTACTTTTTTTATGGGTGGTGGGAATGGTTTTTCCTTACCCTCATTTTAGTCAGTACCATCATTGATTACATCGCAGCAAGGCTCATTGAATCTTCTCAACATCAAATCCGTCGAAGGATCTATCTATCAGTTTCGATTATAGCCAATTTGGGCCTACTGTTCGTAATGAAGTATTATGATTTTTTTGCAGTGAATCTGATTGATTCTTGGAACCAAATGTCCATTTGGCTAGGTGGAACGGCTGCCACAGATTCGAGTACTTATCTTTTGAAAAACATCGTACTCCCTGTCGGGATTAGTTTTTATACCTTCCAAACTATGTCCTACACCATCGATGTGTACAGAAAACAAATCCAAGCAGAGCGTGATTTTTTTGACTTCGCTTTGTTTGTGAATTTTTTCCCTCAGCTCGTGGCGGGGCCCATAGAAAGGGCACAAGACCTACTCCCACAATTGAAACAACCTAAGTTCCCCACAATAGAAGGCGTACAAAAAGGTTTGTATGACATTTTACTTGGTTACTTTATGAAAGTGTATGTCGCTGATAATTTAGCTACGTATGTGGACCAAGTATTTTTTGCTGGGAAATCTTTTTATGTGCAAAATCCGGAAATCATACATTCGGTAGACGGCTCACAAGTGTTCGCTGGTGGTTTTTTATTTTTAACTCAGATATATTGTGACTTTGCTGGTTATTCTTTCATAGCGCTTGGAATCTCTCGTTTACTTGGTGTGACACTCACCGTGAATTTTGAAACACCAGAATTTTCCAAAACTCCAACGGAATTCTGGAATCGATGGCACGTAACATTGAATCGTTGGTTTCGCGATTATATTTATATCTCTCTTGGGGGAAGTAAATACGGTAAATTTGCGCAATACAGAAATTTATGTATCATCTTTTTCCTTTCAGGGCTTTGGCATGGTGCCAATTGGACCTTCATCACTTGGGGTTGTTTGCAAGGAGTGTATACCATTATCTATTTAGTGGGATTTTCCAAAAAGAAAGAAGACCTAGGTGAGAATCCAAACGAATCCACTCACTCCATTTCTTCCCAGTTTATCCGAATCCTTTCTGGGTCCTTCAGTCGCGTATTGGTGTATGCGTTGGTTGCCTTTAGTGCGGTTGCTTTTCGTTCCTATGATGCAAACATGATGTTAGTGTACTTCCAAAAATTCCTTTCGTTTTGGACTTGGGATTTGTCTCCAAATAATAACGTCAAAAATATGTTTGGACTTTGGGA of the Leptospira biflexa serovar Patoc strain 'Patoc 1 (Paris)' genome contains:
- a CDS encoding amidohydrolase family protein — translated: METIAGKIVTHEKEFLGSIEFDPTTGLITKVKEGIEPKSRQFSEDCVIFPGFGDIHIHAREDVTGKHTYKEDFLSASAAAINGGVIHVADMPNNPVPPIDDATYAAKQALTEKAPIHITLYAGIGPHTKPLSKKVPYKVFMGPSIGELFFHDNPSLEEVIQHYEGQDVSFHCEDPEILIANKDQPTHETRRPKEAETVATDFALYLIEKYNLKGKLCHYSTKDGLSKIIAAKKRGVKVTCEVTPTHLMFDTDMLTETNHKWFQMNPPLRGRADREAMVKGILDGHIDYLATDHAPHSIEEKQKGTSGISQLDTYGLFVTYMILNLNIPMTLIAKICSKNPGEFVAPYLPKQFGKGVGVINEGYAANFSILNLKKPVEFKKSMIKSKSGWSPFEGFQFPGSIEAVYYLGKEIHAK
- a CDS encoding MBOAT family O-acyltransferase → MLFNTFVFLLFFLIVYSVFLGFGWFAKKQKWAYRAQNLWLLLASYFFYGWWEWFFLTLILVSTIIDYIAARLIESSQHQIRRRIYLSVSIIANLGLLFVMKYYDFFAVNLIDSWNQMSIWLGGTAATDSSTYLLKNIVLPVGISFYTFQTMSYTIDVYRKQIQAERDFFDFALFVNFFPQLVAGPIERAQDLLPQLKQPKFPTIEGVQKGLYDILLGYFMKVYVADNLATYVDQVFFAGKSFYVQNPEIIHSVDGSQVFAGGFLFLTQIYCDFAGYSFIALGISRLLGVTLTVNFETPEFSKTPTEFWNRWHVTLNRWFRDYIYISLGGSKYGKFAQYRNLCIIFFLSGLWHGANWTFITWGCLQGVYTIIYLVGFSKKKEDLGENPNESTHSISSQFIRILSGSFSRVLVYALVAFSAVAFRSYDANMMLVYFQKFLSFWTWDLSPNNNVKNMFGLWEEYFKIFLPLLIIDGITYFKKERYWLFLTHPLIQAVVLSFMAFLILTRGVFGKEVIYFAF
- a CDS encoding RecQ family ATP-dependent DNA helicase: MDLLSELKTKFGFSEFRLGQREAIESVLDGRDTLAILPTGAGKSLIYQLPASIQKDKLTLVISPLIALMKDQTESLLAKGIPAAFCNSTQDEVEQMTILSKAVRGELRVLLVSPERALSNGFLRIFREMDLFSLVVDEAHCVSQWGHDFRPEYRQIHVLREKHPNSFFPILALTATATEKVQTDVQSALGMRSPNVVLSTFFRPNLKFSVEYPAQERDKADRLMELLEPWKDGRKFPGRAIIYCATRKKTDEVYDLLKDFGFSVGKYHAGRTDGIRERTQNAYTSGKVPILVATNAFGMGMDQPDVRLVVHYQVPASLEAYYQEAGRAGRDNLPSECVLFYKAGDVATQVFMLSKETNFKGGDTLLKYIKEYANNEVCRQVQLCSYFGETIPPCGKCDICSETGVSVHRSKFLESEKVKLQKKNEKRDYPLSEWEEETIQNFLKEHPAVFGKNIIAKTLVGKRTKDVLRYRMERNPFHGKLEGIPEEAVVAKLETWVEEKKVLVAGAKYPKLYLPNFSKTKVKLSLSTNKGDSEDGVTKPKKIPTLHSQILKELMNYRDRKARQLKWKKFMVFQNPVLKRIAERKPRTLSELEATKGVGPAKVERFGNDIIQILEKWD
- a CDS encoding bifunctional diguanylate cyclase/phosphodiesterase, with product MRNEPLGKNILSGLTVKSLLSEYPNSFQVLDWEGNFVSVTDRFARFLEFEPKEIVGKSILNFTQEDDKENTQNTFEGLGENPNIVNFENRLVTKSKEEVWIIWLLIPLTDSKIILGFDRDVTIQKDISFEFLLQQQKYKSIFDNLPMGIAITDEKGKIVETNKTARTYFDIQDGELLNRTLNIRKYTLIQPNGTKIYPRKSSLMRALRHKEVIRNLEIGMIKENKITWFDILATPIPIENFGLAVAFLDITQRRHAEEKIAYMAFFDQLTNLPNRNSLIDKLFPIFEEARRHGNLVGILAIDLDNFKIINDSRGHDFGDKIIKLVAYRIRESIRVYDLISRQGGDEFTVVLPDLSNERDAAVISESILDAMTHPFVIDGERIFVNISIGIALYPTDGKDSNTLLKNADSALNLAKSQGKNCYVFFTEELQTVVAERLEIENRMRIAIIENQFTLMYQPKIDLYTRKPVGVEALIRWRHPERGLISPNVFIPISEETGMILAIGEWVIKSAIKTMREWKDHGVKDISMAVNISTKQFKHERLISTIAENLKLYKVDPHDLEVELTESSVMENADAAVRTMQEIRKLGAKIAIDDFGTGYSSLGYLKKLPISSLKIDRSFVSEITTDKDSKTIIHAVSNLAHNLGLSVVAEGAETEEQVRLLAESGVDQIQGFYFAKPMTSEDCLHFLKTELGISD